A window of the Alnus glutinosa chromosome 4, dhAlnGlut1.1, whole genome shotgun sequence genome harbors these coding sequences:
- the LOC133867070 gene encoding alpha-galactosidase, translating to MAYLSLPGAGWSSLAVRLAFCIFLLSNAGAAAAAARHTHLQASSKGSNSKEIMIRRNLLANRLGKTPPMGWNSWNHFQCKIEEKLIRETADAMVSTGLAALGYKYINLDDCWAELHRDSKGNLVSKASTFGSGIKALADYVHSKGLKLGIYSDAGNKTCSGKMPGSLGYEEQDAKTFASWGIDYLKYDNCNNDGTSPKERYPKMSKALLNSGRPIFFSLCEWGNEDPATWAPKIGNSWRTTGDIKDNWNSMTSLADQNDKWASYAGPGGWNDPDMLEVGNGGMTTEEYRAHFSIWALAKAPLLIGCDIRALRNVTLELLSNKEVIAINQDKLGVQGKKVKKDGDLEVWAGGLSKKKVAIVLWNRGPSKATVTAYWSDIGLHPATVVSARDLWAHSIQSSVKGKLSANLESHACKMYVLTPKKI from the exons atggcttatTTATCTTTGCCTGGAGCTGGTTGGTCATCTTTGGCGGTGCGCCTGGCCTTTTGCATCTTTCTGCTCTCGAATGCCGgcgctgctgctgctgctgctcgCCACACCCATCTGCAGGCGAGTAGCAAGGGGTCCAATTCAAAGGAGATCATGATCCGAAGAAATCTTCTCGCAAATCGACTTGGTAAAACCCCTCCGATGGG GTGGAACAGTTGGAACCACTTCCAATGTAAGATTGAGGAGAAATTGATTAGGGAAacag CGGATGCAATGGTGTCAACCGGGCTTGCAGCACTAGGATACAAGTATATAAACCTAG ATGATTGCTGGGCTGAACTCCATCGAGACTCTAAG GGAAATTTGGTGTCCAAGGCTTCAACTTTTGGTTCGGGAATTAAGGCATTAGCAGACTATGTCCATAGCAAAGGGTTGAAGCTTGGGATTTACTCTGATGCTGG AAATAAAACTTGTAGTGGAAAAATGCCTGGATCACTAGGCTATGAGGAACAAGATGCAAAAACTTTTGCTTCCTGG ggGATTGACTACTTGAAGTATGATAATTGTAACAATGATGGCACTAGTCCAAAGGAAAG GTATCCCAAAATGAGCAAGGCTTTATTGAACTCTGGTCGACCCATCTTCTTTTCTCTATGCGAATG GGGAAATGAAGACCCTGCCACTTGGGCCCCAAAAATTGGGAATAGTTGGAGAACAACTGGTGACATCAAAGATAACTGGAACAG CATGACATCTCTTGCGGATCAGAATGACAAATGGGCATCTTATGCTGGACCTGGAGGATGGAATG ATCCTGACATGCTTGAAGTTGGAAATGGAGGCATGACAACTGAGGAGTATCGTGCACATTTCAGCATATGGGCATTAGCTAAG GCACCTTTATTGATTGGATGCGATATTCGAGCATTGCGAAATGTGACATTGGAATTACTAAGCAACAAGGAAGTTATTGCAATTAATCAAG ACAAACTTGGAGTTCAAGGGAAAAAAGTTAAGAAGGATGGGGATTTGGAG GTTTGGGCTGGTGGTCTCAGTAAAAAGAAGGTAGCAATAGTCTTGTGGAACAGAGGTCCATCAAAGGCTACGGTTACTGCATATTGGTCTGATATAGGCCTTCATCCAGCAACTGTTGTTAGTGCTCGAGATTTATGGGCG CATTCAATACAATCATCAGTGAAGGGAAAACTATCGGCCAATCTAGAGTCCCATGCTTGTAAAATGTATGTCCTAACTCCCAAAAAGATATGA